A genome region from Dendrosporobacter quercicolus includes the following:
- the mreD gene encoding rod shape-determining protein MreD, which yields MKVILWMVIVVASLILQATILPLASFNGVWPDLLLIVVVSSSLLLGKEQGVSLGFLAGLLQDLAGGNIFGVNTLSKLIIGYLFGMAERQVFKEHLLLPVLAMSIATVFNSAITFVILLLLGYKIELAPALVNNVLPLVIYNVIVAIPVHQVIYRVSKIK from the coding sequence TTGTGGATGGTTATTGTGGTCGCTTCACTGATCCTTCAGGCTACAATACTGCCGCTGGCGTCATTTAACGGGGTGTGGCCGGATTTATTGCTTATTGTTGTAGTTTCTTCAAGCTTGCTGTTAGGAAAAGAGCAGGGCGTTAGCCTTGGTTTTCTCGCCGGTTTGCTGCAGGATCTGGCGGGCGGGAATATTTTTGGGGTCAATACCTTATCGAAACTGATCATCGGGTATCTGTTTGGCATGGCGGAACGCCAGGTATTTAAGGAACATCTTTTATTGCCGGTGCTAGCTATGAGTATAGCCACTGTCTTCAACAGTGCCATTACTTTTGTCATCCTTTTGTTGCTTGGGTATAAGATAGAACTGGCGCCGGCGCTGGTGAACAACGTACTGCCGCTGGTTATTTATAACGTGATAGTTGCTATTCCTGTACATCAAGTAATCTATCGGGTGAGTAAAATCAAGTAG